A section of the Rattus norvegicus strain BN/NHsdMcwi chromosome 15, GRCr8, whole genome shotgun sequence genome encodes:
- the Pcdh17 gene encoding protocadherin-17 isoform X11 gives MYLSICCCFLLWAPALTLKNLNYSVPEEQGAGTVIGNIGKDARLQPGLPPAERGSGSGRSKSGSYRVLENSAPHLLDVDADSGLLYTKQRIDRESLCRHNAKCQLSLEVFANDKEICMIKVEIQDINDNAPSFPSDQIEMDISENAAPGTRFPLTSAHDPDAGENGLRTYLLTRDDHGLFALDVKSRGDGTKFPELVIQKALDRELQNHHTLVLTALDGGEPPRSATVQINVKVIDSNDNSPVFEAPSYLVELPENAPLGTVVIDLNATDADEGPNGEVLYSFSSYVPDRVRELFSIDPKTGLIRVKGNLDYEENGMLEIDVQARDLGPNPIPAHCKVTVKLIDRNDNAPSIGFVSVRQGALSEAAPPGTVIALVRVTDRDSGKNGQLQCRVLGGGGTGGGGGLGGPGSVPFKLEENYDNFYTVVTDRPLDRETQDEYNVTIVARDGGSPPLNSTKSFAVKILDENDNPPRFTKGLYVLQVHENNIPGEYLGSVLAQDPDLGQNGTVSYSILPSHIGDVSIYTYVSVNPTNGAIYALRSFNYEQTKAFEFKVLAKDSGAPAHLESNATVRVTVLDVNDNAPVIVLPTLQNDTAELQVPRNAGLGYLVSTVRALDSDFGESGRLTYEIVDGNDDHLFEIDPSSGEIRTLHPFWEDVTPVVELVVKVTDHGKPTLSAVAKLIIRSVSGSLPEGVPRVNGEQHHWDMSLPLIVTLSTISIILLAAMITIAVKCKRENKEIRTYNCRIAEYSHPQLGGGKGKKKKINKNDIMLVQSEVEERNAMNVMNVVSSPSLATSPMYFDYQTRLPLSSPRSEVMYLKPASNNLTVPQGHAGCHSSFTGQGTNSSETPATRMSIIQ, from the coding sequence ATGTACCTTTCCATCTGTTGCTGCTTTCTTTTGTGGGCCCCTGCCCTGACACTCAAAAACCTCAACTATTCAGTACCAGAGGAGCAAGGGGCCGGCACGGTGATAGGCAACATCGGCAAGGATGCCCGACTGCAGCCCGGGCTTCCGCCCGCTGAGCGCGGCAGCGGCAGCGGGAGGAGCAAGTCCGGCAGCTACCGGGTGCTGGAGAACTCCGCACCACATCTGCTGGACGTGGATGCTGACAGCGGGCTCCTCTACACCAAACAGCGAATCGACCGTGAGTCCTTATGCCGCCACAATGCCAAGTGCCAGCTCTCCCTAGAGGTGTTCGCTAACGACAAGGAGATTTGCATGATCAAGGTAGAGATCCAGGACATCAACGACAACGCTCCCTCTTTTCCCTCAGATCAGATAGAAATGGACATCTCCGAGAACGCGGCACCCGGCACCCGCTTCCCCCTTACGAGCGCTCACGACCCAGACGCTGGCGAGAACGGGCTCCGCACCTATCTGCTCACCCGCGATGATCATGGCCTCTTTGCACTGGACGTCAAGTCCCGCGGCGACGGCACCAAGTTCCCAGAGCTAGTCATCCAAAAGGCGTTGGACCGCGAGCTGCAGAACCACCACACTCTGGTGCTGACAGCCCTGGATGGCGGGGAGCCTCCACGCTCCGCTACGGTGCAGATCAATGTGAAGGTGATCGATTCCAATGACAACAGTCCAGTCTTCGAGGCTCCATCGTACTTGGTGGAACTGCCCGAGAACGCTCCACTGGGTACGGTGGTCATTGATCTGAACGCCACCGATGCTGATGAAGGACCCAACGGAGAAGTCCTCTACTCCTTTAGTAGCTATGTGCCTGACCGCGTGCGGGAGCTCTTCTCCATCGATCCTAAAACTGGCCTGATCCGCGTTAAGGGCAACCTGGACTATGAGGAGAACGGCATGTTAGAGATCGACGTGCAGGCCAGAGACCTAGGACCTAACCCAATTCCAGCCCATTGCAAGGTCACAGTCAAGCTCATCGACCGCAACGATAACGCGCCGTCCATTGGTTTCGTCTCCGTGCGCCAGGGGGCGCTGAGTGAGGCCGCCCCGCCTGGCACAGTCATCGCCCTAGTTCGGGTCACTGACCGAGACTCAGGCAAGAATGGGCAGCTTCAGTGTCGAGTTCTAGGTGGAGGAGGGACTGGGGGTGGAGGTGGCCTGGGAGGTCCTGGTTCCGTCCCCTTCAAGCTGGAAGAAAACTATGACAACTTCTACACCGTGGTGACTGACCGTCCGCTGGACCGTGAGACACAAGACGAGTACAATGTGACAATAGTGGCCCGGGACGGCGGCTCCCCTCCACTCAACTCCACCAAGTCCTTCGCTGTCAAGATTCTGGATGAGAATGACAACCCGCCTCGTTTCACCAAAGGACTGTACGTGCTCCAAGTACATGAGAACAATATTCCAGGAGAATACCTCGGGTCAGTGCTCGCCCAGGATCCCGACCTAGGCCAAAATGGGACAGTGTCATACTCCATTCTCCCCTCACACATCGGTGACGTGTCCATCTACACCTATGTGTCCGTGAACCCCACTAACGGGGCCATATATGCCCTGCGCTCCTTTAACTATGAACAGACGAAGGCTTTTGAATTCAAGGTGCTGGCTAAGGACTCGGGGGCGCCCGCGCATTTGGAGAGCAACGCCACGGTGAGGGTGACAGTGTTAGACGTGAATGACAACGCTCCAGTGATTGTGCTTCCCACTCTACAGAACGACACCGCTGAACTGCAGGTCCCGCGCAATGCTGGCCTGGGGTACCTGGTAAGCACAGTTCGAGCCCTGGACAGCGACTTTGGAGAGAGCGGGCGCCTCACCTATGAGATTGTGGATGGCAATGATGACCACCTGTTTGAGATCGATCCGTCCAGCGGCGAGATCCGCACGCTGCACCCCTTCTGGGAGGATGTGACCCCGGTGGTGGAGCTTGTGGTGAAGGTGACCGATCATGGCAAGCCCACCCTGTCCGCCGTGGCCAAACTTATCATTCGCTCCGTGAGTGGTTCCCTGCCTGAAGGGGTACCGCGAGTGAATGGTGAGCAGCATCACTGGGACATGTCGCTGCCTCTCATAGTGACACTAAGCACGATTTCGATCATCCTCCTAGCGGCCATGATCACCATCGCTGTCAAATGTAAACGGGAAAACAAGGAGATTCGCACTTACAACTGCCGCATCGCCGAGTACAGCCACCCACAACTAGGCGGGGGGAAGGgcaagaagaagaaaatcaacaaaaacgATATCATGCTGGTGCAGAGCGAGGTGGAAGAGAGGAACGCCATGAACGTCATGAACGTGGTGAGCAGTCCCTCCCTGGCCACCTCCCCTATGTACTTCGACTACCAAACCCGCCTGCCCCTCAGCTCGCCCCGGTCAGAGGTGATGTATCTTAAGCCAGCCTCCAACAACCTGACTGTCCCGCAGGGGCACGCAGGCTGCCACAGCAGCTTCACCGGACAAGGGACCAATTCGAGCGAGACCCCTGCCACTCGGATGTCCATAATTCAG